From the genome of Mycoplasmopsis bovis PG45:
TATTGCACGCTCTCTAGAAGAAATGCAAAAGCAATAAAAGAAAATTTGGAGAAATTGATTAAGGACAATAATCTTGTTATTGACACATTAACTATTGATAATGGAAGTGAAAATTACAAACTTCCAGAGATAGAATCAATCAAAGAAATTTTCCATTGTCATCCTTATTCATCATCAGAAAAAGGTAGCATTGAAAATGCTCACAGGCTTTTAAGAAGATACATTCCAAAGGGAAAATCTATAGATAAATATGTTGGTCAAGATCTAAAACCAATAGCCGATTTTATAAATTCACATCCAAGAATTTATAAAGGTGTCTCAGGCTTTAAATGTGCTAAGCAAATGCAATAAAAATTAACATCAACACAAAATTTTGCACTTTTGAGTACTCAAAAGTATCTTTTCTTTATTCTTTTTTTATGCTTTAGGCCATTTTCTTGTCAGAACAACCAAAAATTGGTATTATTTTTTCAATACTCAAATTAGGTGCTTTTTAATTTAAGAATTTATAAAACCATATATAATTTTAAGAACATAAATAATTTATAATATAAATAATAGTCTACAAGATATCCCTAATTCAGATATCATGGATTTTTAAATAGTAAGGAGGAATTAATATGTTTAAAATGCAATTTACAGACGTTGGTGAAGGTCTTCACGAAGGAACAGTTGTTGACGTTTTTGTTACTGAAGGTCAAGAAGTTAAAGAAGGTCAAGACTTATTCTCAGTTGAAACTGACAAAATGACAACAGAAATTCCTGCTCCAGTATCAGGCAAAATTGTTAAAATTTTAATTTCTGCTGGTCAAGAAATTCATGTTGGTGAAGAAATTTTTCACATTGAAACAAACTAATTTCAAATTAGCAATACAGAAAAATTCAAGGCAAACAGGGTCTTGAATTTTTTAATTGTTTTTAGTCCAAAAATAATAGAGAATATTATGGAATATTTTACATTTTGAATTTATGGTCGGTATATTTAGTAAAATAAAATTAGTATTAAAAATGTGTTTTTAAAGCATATTTAATTAATACTTATTAATTTACAAAGGACGAGTTTATGAAAAAAATTATTGTAGTTGGACTAGGTAATGTTGGATTTACATACATCAATACATCAGTAGCAAGAGGGCTTGAAGCTGAATGAGTATTAGTTGATAAAAATGTTCAAATCGCTGAAGCGCACGCTCACGACTTTGAAGATATGGTTTCATTGATGCCAAGAAATGGTTCAACATTTAGACCAGGTACATTATTAGAAGATTCTAAGGATGCTGATGTTGTTGTTATTACAGCATCAATTCCAGCTGACAAGACATTCTCAGACCGTATGGCTTTAGCAGGTGCAAATGCTAAATTAATGCAAAGCTTTGCTAAAGATTTAGATGCTGCTGGTTTCAAAGGCATTGTTGTAGTAGCTGCTAACCCATGTGACGTTATGGCTGCTGCTGTACATTATGGAAGCAAAATTCCAGCTAACAGAGTTATTTCTGCAGGTACAAACTTAGAAACTGGTAGATTGAAGAAAATGCTTGCCGCAAAATTCAAAACATCACCTGATGCAATTAGAGCATCTGTATTAGGTGAACATGGCGCTACAGCTATGATAGCTTGATCAACTGTTAAAGTTGGTGAAACAACTTTAGAAGGATTAGTAGAATCAGGCAAGATTACTAAGGAAGACTACGAAGAAGTTCTTAAACAAGTTATTGCTGAAGCATTCTACATTTGATCACGTAAAGGTAATACACAATTTGGTATTGCAACATCATTATTTGAAATTACAAAAGCAATTTTAGATAATAGACGTACTGTGATGAATTTAGGTGTTAAAATTCCTGAAGGCTATAAACACGCAGGTATTTATGTATCAATTCCTGTAATTATCGGTGAAAATGGATACGAATACTTACCATTCAAACCAAGTTTAACAAAAGAAGAATGAACAAAATTTGAAGCTTCAACTGAAGCAGTTGC
Proteins encoded in this window:
- a CDS encoding lactate/malate family dehydrogenase yields the protein MKKIIVVGLGNVGFTYINTSVARGLEAEWVLVDKNVQIAEAHAHDFEDMVSLMPRNGSTFRPGTLLEDSKDADVVVITASIPADKTFSDRMALAGANAKLMQSFAKDLDAAGFKGIVVVAANPCDVMAAAVHYGSKIPANRVISAGTNLETGRLKKMLAAKFKTSPDAIRASVLGEHGATAMIAWSTVKVGETTLEGLVESGKITKEDYEEVLKQVIAEAFYIWSRKGNTQFGIATSLFEITKAILDNRRTVMNLGVKIPEGYKHAGIYVSIPVIIGENGYEYLPFKPSLTKEEWTKFEASTEAVAKVHTDILKSIGVDVKFE
- a CDS encoding biotin/lipoyl-containing protein, which gives rise to MFKMQFTDVGEGLHEGTVVDVFVTEGQEVKEGQDLFSVETDKMTTEIPAPVSGKIVKILISAGQEIHVGEEIFHIETN